A genomic segment from Stegostoma tigrinum isolate sSteTig4 chromosome 1, sSteTig4.hap1, whole genome shotgun sequence encodes:
- the clrn2 gene encoding clarin-2, which yields MPSHLKKALFSIAAVVSFVSIILLTVALGSTRWVTASILCKTGADIVNATDPEMVKFMGQLYYGLFQGRKIRHCGLGGRCSKITIFPQLVKTLNASVHVLVIFFICLAIAFSVVSFGFCTYNAVKIPYQAIKGPMGIYLWNSIASLCGLFAIVCFISAVKLHQHTERIANFREHVFKFIILWEYFDTSFWLCVASAVVHAANMLVISISGVHFPTLKTKTEEASVTPEDLMY from the exons ATGCCTAGTCACTTGAAGAAAGCTCTCTTTTCTATAGCTGCTGTTGTCAGTTTTGTTTCTATAATCCTGCTGACCGTGGCACTGGGGTCAACACGATGGGTGACTGCTTCCATTCTGTGCAAAACTGGGGCTGATATTGTAAATGCCACTGATCCAGAGATGGTAAAGTTTATGGGACAACTTTACTATGGACTATTCCAGGGAAGGAAAATTCGACACTGTGGTCTTGGAGGACGGTGCTCTAAAATCACAA TTTTTCCACAGTTGGTGAAAACGCTGAATGCATCTGTTCATGTTTTGGTTATATTTTTTATCTGCTTAGCGATTGCATTTTCTGTGGTCAGTTTTGGGTTTTGTACTTACAATGCAGTGAAAATTCCTTACCAAGCCATAAAAGGACCAATGGGCATCTACCTCTGGAACTCAATTGCAA GTCTATGCGGACTGTTTGCAATTGTTTGCTTTATTTCTGCAGTGAAGCTTCATCAGCATACAGAGAGAATTGCCAATTTTCGTGAAcatgtttttaaatttattatcCTTTGGGAATACTTTGACACCTCTTTCTGGCTATGTGTGGCAAGTGCTGTTGTGCATGCAGCCAACATGTTAGTAATCAGTATCAGTGGCGTGCATTTCCCAacattaaaaaccaaaacagaggAAGCAAGCGTCACACCCGAAGACCTAATGTATTAG